GGTGTCGGTCTGCTTGATCTTCTCTACAATATAGGAACCAAAGCCGTCGTCGCCGCGTTCTTTGTTTCCCATTCCGCAGAGAACTATTTTCATCCGCACAATTATATCCAGAAAGCACAATTTGTCAATACAGATCCGAGGATGGAAAACCCTTGCAATCAAGATAATTCTGGATAAAATTCCGTATGCATATCAAACATTTGAAAGACTGTGTAGAATTTACTGCCGGTGACGGTTCGCGACTGCGTGAAATACTGAATCCCTTGAACCAGGAACTTAAAATCAACTACAGCCTCGCCTGGGCATTGGTAGAACCGGGTGAAAAGACAGTCCCCCATAGGTTGAAACACAGTGAAGTCTATTATATCCTGCGCGGTGTCGGTGTAATGCATATTAATAATGAAGAGAAAGAAGTCGGGCAGGATGATACCGTCTACATTCCTCCAGGGTCGGTTCAGTACATCGAAAATAGAGGAGAAAAAAAACTTGAATTCCTCTGCATCGTGGATCCCGCCTGGAAACCAGAGATCGAAGAAGTATTAAGCGGGACGGGAAGCCAATAAGACAAAAATATCCTGAAAAATCTTCTTATCCCTCAGGGTTGCTGACCCTGCCCATAAATAGAATGCTTCCTGTCGTGTTCTCCTGGATTATAAAGATGAAAGGATGGTCTGCCCTGAAGACCGGCGTTCGAATGGTCGCTGATGTTATACCCACAACAACACCGGTCGCTGCAGCGGCTTCGGTCCCTTCCTCGTTTACTTCCACAAACGCCTGATGAATAACATCCTGAATACAGAGATCTCCGGTGCCGTTCATCCCGGAGAAATCCGCAAGGTCGCTGAACGGCGTGGGCATACCCATCTTCTTCAAAAGATCCGCCAGAAAATATTTTGTCTTTAATTTGAATCTGGGAATGAAAACATCGACCCGCTGCATTCCCATCATACTCTTCCATTCTGACAACTTCTCAAGGGTGATCGATTTCTCTAACTCGGCGATATCATCCTGTTCCGGAAGAATAATAAGCATTGAGACCTCTTCTCCTTCATACGGCATCTCAAGAATCTGGACTCCATCGATCTCGGCGTATTTGAATCGCGCCTCATGGCCGACAAGCTGCATCATCTTCACCTTCACCCTCTTGCCAGAACCTGTCCGAAAATCTTCTTCTTTGGTCTCCTCTTCATTGAATTGCTTCAACCACATCCCCTTGAAGTATATCGCATTGGTAAGCACCAGCCGTGTGAGGGCGTTCAACACTCCCGAAGGAATCAAATCTTTGATTTTATTGTTCGTCTGTTCCTCAACCCACTTATTTATCGTCTTACGGGCATTCTCACTGTCCGTGGCGAAATCAAGGTTGCTGATCTTCCCTCCATAGTATCTTTCAATGCCCTCGGTATACTCTTTCAAAAAGGGATAACCCTTCTGTGCCCATAGTGCATTCGCCGTCGAGAGCTTATACTTTTTCTCTTTTTTGTTGATTAT
The sequence above is drawn from the candidate division WOR-3 bacterium genome and encodes:
- a CDS encoding cupin domain-containing protein: MHIKHLKDCVEFTAGDGSRLREILNPLNQELKINYSLAWALVEPGEKTVPHRLKHSEVYYILRGVGVMHINNEEKEVGQDDTVYIPPGSVQYIENRGEKKLEFLCIVDPAWKPEIEEVLSGTGSQ
- a CDS encoding serpin family protein translates to MIMKIIIPVLMAITVSCIFSSGVAKKNIMADDTGSTPEGVSKLTTANNRFALDLYAQLKGKGAEENVFFSPYSIFIALTMTYEGAKGETAREMEYVVHIPEDAALRRPNLARLYNIINKKEKKYKLSTANALWAQKGYPFLKEYTEGIERYYGGKISNLDFATDSENARKTINKWVEEQTNNKIKDLIPSGVLNALTRLVLTNAIYFKGMWLKQFNEEETKEEDFRTGSGKRVKVKMMQLVGHEARFKYAEIDGVQILEMPYEGEEVSMLIILPEQDDIAELEKSITLEKLSEWKSMMGMQRVDVFIPRFKLKTKYFLADLLKKMGMPTPFSDLADFSGMNGTGDLCIQDVIHQAFVEVNEEGTEAAAATGVVVGITSATIRTPVFRADHPFIFIIQENTTGSILFMGRVSNPEG